GCGACGGACTCCCCTCCCGGCCTGCGAGCGCCGGCGGCGGGGCGCCCTCGGGGCCGCGGGGCCCTCCCGGGCCAGGCCCCGCCTGCCCCGACCCGCAGGCTGGCTGCGCCGCGACCGGCGCGGTATGACCGCCAGCATGTGCGGAATCGTCGGTTACGTCGGCCCCCGGCAGTGCGTGGACATCATCGTCGGCGGCCTCAGGAAGCTGGAGTACCGCGGCTACGACTCGGCCGGCGTGGCCGCCCTGGGCCCCGACGGGCTGCGGGTGGAGCGGGCCAAGGGCAAGCTGGCCAACCTGGTGGCGGCGCTGGCGCTGCGGCCGCTGGCCGGCACCACCGGCGTGGGCCACACCCGCTGGGCCACCCACGGCCGCCCCTCCGAGGAGAACGCCCACCCGCACGCCTACGGCGGCGTGGCGGTGGTGCACAACGGCATCATCGAGAACCACCTGCAGCTGCGGGCCGAGCTCACCTCGCAGGGTGACCGCTTCTCCTCCGAGACCGACACCGAGATCGTGGCCCACCTGATCGCCGCGGCGCTCAAGGCCGGCGCGCCGGACCTGGTCACCGGGGTGCGCCAGGCGCTGGGCCGGGTGCACGGCACCTACGCCATCGCGGTGGTGAGCGAGGCGCGGCCCGGCGAGATCGTGGCCGCCAAGAACGCCTCGCCGCTGGTGATCGGCTACGGCGAGGGCGAGAACTTCCTGGCCTCCGACGTGCCGGCCATCCTGGAGCACACCCGGCTGGTGGTCTACCTGGAGGAGGGCGAGGTGGCGGTGCTGACCGCCGGCGGCGTCCGCATCTCCACGCTGGACGGCACCCCGGTGGAGCGCAAGCCGCGCAAGATCGAGTGGAGCGCGGTGGCCGCCGAGAAGGACGGCCACAAGCACTTCATGCACAAGGAGATCTTCGAGCAGCCCCGGGCGGTGGCCGACACGGTGCGCGGCCGCGCCTCGCTGGAGCAGGGCGACGTGCTGCTGGACGGCGTGACGCTCGACGAGCCCTACGCCCGCTCGCTGGACCGGCTCGCCATCGTGGCCTGCGGCACCTCCTGGCACGCCGGGCTGGCCGGCCGCATCATGATCGAGCAGCTGGCCCGCCTGCCGGTGGAGGTGGAGCTGGCCAGCGAGTTCCGCAACCGCGACCCGCTGGTGGGGCCCAGGGTGATGACGCTGGCCATCTCGCAGTCGGGCGAGACGGCCGACACCCTGGCGGCGGTCAAGGTGGCCAAGGCCCGCGGGGCGCGCGCCTTCGCCATCTGCAACGTGGTGGGCTCGGCCATCCCGCGCGAGTGCGACGGCGGCACCCTCTTCACCCGGGCCGGCCCGGAGATCGGGGTGGCCTCCACCAAGGCCTTCACCACCCAGCTGGCGGCCCTCTACCTGCTGGCGGTGCGGCTGGGGCGGCTGCGCGGCACCCTGACCCAGGAGAAGGGGCGCGAGCTGCTGGAGTCGCTGCGGCAGCTCCCCTCCTGGATGGAGCAGATGATCCGCCAGGAGGCGGCCGTCATGCCCATCGCCAAGCGCTGCGCCGCCGCCCGCGACGTCCTCTTCCTGGGGCGCGGCGCCCAGTACCCGGTGGCGCTGGAGGGGGCCCTCAAGCTCAAGGAGATCTCCTACATCCACGCCGAGGGCTACGCCGCGGGCGAGATGAAGCACGGCCCCATCGCCCTCATCGACGACGCCATGCCGGTGGTGGTGCTGGCCACCCGCGAGCCGGCCTACGAGAAGACCCTGGGCAACATGGAGGAGGTGCGGGCCCGCGGCGGGCACGTCTTCGCCGTGGTCTCGGAGGGCGACGTGCAGGCGGCCAGCCTGGCCGAGGTGGCGCTCACCGTCCCGGCCGCGCCGCCGCTGCTGACGCCGCTGCTGTCGATCATCCCGCTGCAGTTCCTGGCCTACCACGTGGCCGATCTCAAGGGCACCGACGTGGACCAGCCGCGCAACCTGGCCAAGAGCGTCACCGTCGAGTAGCGGGGGGCCGGTGGACCGCCGCCGCCTGGCGGCGGCCGCCGCGGCGCAGGCCGTCAGCGCCGGCCGGTCAGCTCGGTCAGCAGCCGGCCGATGCCGGTGAGGAAGCTGCCCACCAGCGCCTCGAAGCGGCCGATCTCGTCGCGCGGCCCGGTGGGCGCCAGCTGGCCCACGTCGTACTCGCCGCCGGCCAGCCGCCCGCCCAGGTCCTCGAGCGTGGCGCTCAGGGCGTCGAGCCGGCCGAAGACCAGCCGCTGCACGATGGCCAGCAGCACCAGGGTGAGGATGATGGCCACCGCCAGCAGCGTCACCAGGATGCCGGAGCGGGCCCGGTCCAGGCTGTCGTGCAGCGCGGTGATGTCGTGCTCCACCACCACCGCGCCCACCTGGCGTCCGGCGGCGTCGGCCACCGGGACCAGGCCGCGCGCCAGGCTGCGCCCGCCGCGGAGTTGCTCGGAGAGGACGCGCCCGCTCGGTCGCAGCCCCGCCAGGCTCTCCGGGCCGACGTCGGCGTAGGCGTCCGGGGCCCGCGCGGTGTCCTCCGCCACCACGAAGGCGGGGTGGAGGTCCCAGTCGTCCGCCAGCCCGCGCCCCGCCCGCATGGCGCGCCAGTCCTGGTGGGCGAGGACCTCCTGCCCCGCCGCGTCGCGCTTGGCGAAGAGCAGGGCGTAGTCGTCGCCGGTCTGGGTGCGCATGCGCCCCAGGAAGTGGGCGAACTCCTCGCCCAGCTCCAGGTAGCCGATGGTCTGGCCGTCCACCACCCAGGGCTCGACCACCCTGAGGGCGAAGGCCGTCTTCCCGAACTCCTTGCCGGCCCCCAGGCCGGCCCTGGAGGCGGCCTGCCCCAGCGTGACGCGGACCACCGTGTCGCCGAACTGGGCCGGGCGGTGGACCCGGAGGAAGCAGACGCGCTCCAGCGTGTGGAAGTAGAAGTGGGTCACGCCGTGGTGCGCCAGCAGCCCCTGGTAGATGGGCTCGGCCACGACCAGGAGGCGGGCCCGATCGCCGGCGCGGAAGGCCGCCACCAGCCCGGGGTGGGCGCTGAGCGCGCGCAGGGTGGCCCCCAGCTTCTCGGCGTCGGCGTGCTCGGTGGCCTCGAGGGCGCCGGCGGCGGACGCCAGGGCCTGGTCGGCGGCCAGCCGCACGCTGCGCGCCGAGGCCACGTCCACCAGCGTGGCGGTGACCGCCGCCAGCGCGAGCATGCAGGCGGCGATGCTGATGATGAGCTTCTGCTTGATGGACATGGGGGGCGCCCGGATAGCCTACTCAAATCTCCTGGCTGGAGCCTGCGTCATCCAGCCGCGCACGGAGCCAGCGCCCGGCCGCCCAGGCCGGCGCGGCCGCCTCGAGCGCCCAGCCCGCCGCGCCGATGGCGCCGCCGATCAGGGCGGCGTGGCGCCGGACTCCCAGCATCCCGAGCATGTTCCACCAGTCGTGCGAGTCGGCGTCCGGCGCCAGCAGCGGCAGGAGGCGCACCTGGCCGTCCGCGGCATAGCGCCCCACGTTCACCAGGTTCACGCCGAGCCAGACCAGCGCGGTGGCGAAGGACGCCGGCTGACGCCGCGCGGCGAAGATCGCGGCGGCGGCCACCGGGAAGGCGAGCTGCGCCAGGGTGCCGCCCAGGAACATGAGGAAGCGCGAGCCGAGCAGGCCGAGGAGCGGGTGACCCGCCTCGTGGACCACCAGGTCGAAGCCGTCCACCACCGCGGCCAGCAGGCCGCCGGTCAGCTGCGAGCGGGCCACCAGGGCGGTGCCCACCACCACGGCCAGCGCCGCCGGACCGGTGGGGGGCGGGAAGGGGTCGCGCACCGAGAGAGTCTACACGGGCCGTGCGAACGGCGCCGCCCCGCCGGCCGCCGCGCGGACCACCGGCCGAACGCCGGAACTCCCGGTCAGGAGGGCACGGTCAGGAGGGCACCCCGCATCGAGGCTTGCGCGCGGGGCCGCTCCGGTGAAGAACAGGTGAAGGGGCCTCCGGCCTCCCCTCACCCGATGACCGCTCCCGCCCACGCGCCCGCCGGCCTCGCCCCCGGCTTCCTGGTCGCCTCGCCGACCCTGGCCGACCCCAACTTCGACGGGTCGCTGGTGCTCATGGCCGAGCACCACGGCGAGGGGGCGCTCGGCTTCGTGGTGAACCGGCCTGGCCCCATCGCGGTGGCCGACGTCCTGCGCGGGCTCGACCCCGAGCTGGCCGCCCTGGCCCAGGCCTCCGGCCGGCTGGAGGGGCAGGTGCTGGTGGGCGGCCCGGTCTCGCCGGAGCGGCTCTGGATCCTGCACCGGCCCGGCGCGGTGGAGGCCGAGGAGGGGGCGCTGCGGGTGGGTGACGGCCTGGCGCTGGGCGGCTCCCGGGAGCTGCTCGAGGCGCTGGTGCGTGAGCCCGGGGCGGGGCCGTTCCTGCTGCTGCTGGGCTACGCCGGCTGGGCCCCGATGCAGGTGGAGCACGAGGTGGCGGCCGGCGCCTGGCTGCCGCTCGACCTGCACGAGGACCTGGTCTTCGAGGTGCCGCACCCGGAGCGCTGGGACGAGGCGGTGCGCCGGCTCGGCCTGGTGCCGGGCGGCTTCATGGTGGGCGGCGGCGGGGCGCAGGCGTAGCCTGTCCGCACCTGGCCCCCCGGTGCCCCCGATGGATCCCCGCCTCGACGAGACCCGCACCGTCCGCGCCCCGCGCGGCGCCACCCTCTCCTGCCGGAGCTGGCTCACCGAGGCCGCCTACCGGATGCTGCAGAACAACCTCGACCCCGAGGTGGCGGAGCACCCGCAGGCGCTGGTGGTCTACGGCGGCATCGGCCGGGCGGCGCGCGACTGGGCCGCCTTCGACACCATCCTGGCGGTGCTGCGCCGGCTCGGCGACGACGAGACGCTGCTGGTGCAGAGCGGCAAGCCGGTGGGCGTCTTCCGCACCCACGCCGACGCGCCGCGGGTGCTGCTCGCCAACTCGAACCTGGTGCCGCGCTGGGCCACCTGGGAGCACTTCCACGAGCTGGATGCCAAGGGGCTCATGATGTACGGCCAGATGACGGCCGGCTCCTGGATCTACATCGGCAGCCAGGGGATCGTGCAGGGCACCTACGAGACCTTCTGCGAGGCGGCGCGGCAGCACTTCGGCGGCGCGGCCGCCGGGCGCTGGATCCTGACCGGCGGCCTGGGCGGCATGGGCGGGGCCCAGCCGCTGGCCGCCACCATGGCCGGCTTCTCGATGGTCGCGGTGGAGTGCGACCCCACCCGCATCCAGAAGCGGCTCGAGACCCGCTACCTGGATCGCCGCGCCGCCACCCTCGACGAGGCGCTGGCCCTGCTGGCCGAGGCGCGGGCGGCCGGGCGCCCGGTCTCGGTGGGGCTGCTCGGCAACGCGGCCGACGTCTTCGAGGAGGTGGCGCGCCGCGGCCTCACGCCCGACCTCGTCACCGACCAGACCAGCGCCCACGACCCGGTGAACGGCTACCTGCCGCAGGGCTGGACGCTGGCGCGGTGGCGCGAGGCGCGGGCGCGGGAGCCGGCCTCGGTGGTCGGGCCGGCCAAGGCCTCGATGGCCGCGCAGGTGCGGGCCATGCTGGCGCTGCGCGCCCGCGGCGCCCACGCCTTCGACTACGGCAACAACCTGCGCCAGATGGCCCTGGAGGCCGGGGTGGAGGACGCCTTCGCCTTCCCCGGCTTCGTGCCGGCCTACGTGCGGCCCCTCTTCTGCCAGGGCAAGGGGCCGTTCCGCTGGGTGGCGCTCTCCGGCGACCCGGCCGACATCCACCGCACCGACGAGGAGGTGAAGCGGCTCCTGCCGGACGACGCCGCCCTGCACCGCTGGCTCGACCTGGCGCGGCAGCGGATCGCCTTCCAGGGGCTGCCGGCCCGCATCTGCTGGGTGGGGGTGGAGGACCGGCGGCGGCTCGGGCTGGCCTTCAACGCCCTGGTGGCGCGCGGCGAGGTGCGGGCGCCTCTCGTCATCGGCCGCGATCACCTCGACACCGGCTCGGTGGCCAGCCCCAACCGCGAGACCGAGGCCATGCGCGACGGCTCGGACGCGGTCTCCGACTGGCCGCTGCTCAACGCCCTGCTCAACACCGCCGGCGGCGCCACCTGGGTGTCCTTGCACCACGGCGGCGGGGTGGGCATGGGCTTCTCGCAGCACGCCGGCATGGTGGTGGTGGCCGACGGCACCGAGGCGGCGGCCCGGCGCCTCGACCGCGTCCTCTTCAACGACCCGGCCAGCGGGGTGATGCGCCACGCCGACGCCGGCTACCCCCTGGCGATGGAGACGGCGCGGCGCGCCGGCCTCGACCTGCCCTCGCTGCCGCCGGAGCGCTGACGGCCATGTGGGACCTGCTCGTCCGCCACGC
This genomic interval from Anaeromyxobacter sp. contains the following:
- a CDS encoding HAMP domain-containing protein, whose product is MSIKQKLIISIAACMLALAAVTATLVDVASARSVRLAADQALASAAGALEATEHADAEKLGATLRALSAHPGLVAAFRAGDRARLLVVAEPIYQGLLAHHGVTHFYFHTLERVCFLRVHRPAQFGDTVVRVTLGQAASRAGLGAGKEFGKTAFALRVVEPWVVDGQTIGYLELGEEFAHFLGRMRTQTGDDYALLFAKRDAAGQEVLAHQDWRAMRAGRGLADDWDLHPAFVVAEDTARAPDAYADVGPESLAGLRPSGRVLSEQLRGGRSLARGLVPVADAAGRQVGAVVVEHDITALHDSLDRARSGILVTLLAVAIILTLVLLAIVQRLVFGRLDALSATLEDLGGRLAGGEYDVGQLAPTGPRDEIGRFEALVGSFLTGIGRLLTELTGRR
- a CDS encoding YqgE/AlgH family protein, producing the protein MTAPAHAPAGLAPGFLVASPTLADPNFDGSLVLMAEHHGEGALGFVVNRPGPIAVADVLRGLDPELAALAQASGRLEGQVLVGGPVSPERLWILHRPGAVEAEEGALRVGDGLALGGSRELLEALVREPGAGPFLLLLGYAGWAPMQVEHEVAAGAWLPLDLHEDLVFEVPHPERWDEAVRRLGLVPGGFMVGGGGAQA
- the glmS gene encoding glutamine--fructose-6-phosphate transaminase (isomerizing), whose translation is MCGIVGYVGPRQCVDIIVGGLRKLEYRGYDSAGVAALGPDGLRVERAKGKLANLVAALALRPLAGTTGVGHTRWATHGRPSEENAHPHAYGGVAVVHNGIIENHLQLRAELTSQGDRFSSETDTEIVAHLIAAALKAGAPDLVTGVRQALGRVHGTYAIAVVSEARPGEIVAAKNASPLVIGYGEGENFLASDVPAILEHTRLVVYLEEGEVAVLTAGGVRISTLDGTPVERKPRKIEWSAVAAEKDGHKHFMHKEIFEQPRAVADTVRGRASLEQGDVLLDGVTLDEPYARSLDRLAIVACGTSWHAGLAGRIMIEQLARLPVEVELASEFRNRDPLVGPRVMTLAISQSGETADTLAAVKVAKARGARAFAICNVVGSAIPRECDGGTLFTRAGPEIGVASTKAFTTQLAALYLLAVRLGRLRGTLTQEKGRELLESLRQLPSWMEQMIRQEAAVMPIAKRCAAARDVLFLGRGAQYPVALEGALKLKEISYIHAEGYAAGEMKHGPIALIDDAMPVVVLATREPAYEKTLGNMEEVRARGGHVFAVVSEGDVQAASLAEVALTVPAAPPLLTPLLSIIPLQFLAYHVADLKGTDVDQPRNLAKSVTVE
- the hutU gene encoding urocanate hydratase; translated protein: MDPRLDETRTVRAPRGATLSCRSWLTEAAYRMLQNNLDPEVAEHPQALVVYGGIGRAARDWAAFDTILAVLRRLGDDETLLVQSGKPVGVFRTHADAPRVLLANSNLVPRWATWEHFHELDAKGLMMYGQMTAGSWIYIGSQGIVQGTYETFCEAARQHFGGAAAGRWILTGGLGGMGGAQPLAATMAGFSMVAVECDPTRIQKRLETRYLDRRAATLDEALALLAEARAAGRPVSVGLLGNAADVFEEVARRGLTPDLVTDQTSAHDPVNGYLPQGWTLARWREARAREPASVVGPAKASMAAQVRAMLALRARGAHAFDYGNNLRQMALEAGVEDAFAFPGFVPAYVRPLFCQGKGPFRWVALSGDPADIHRTDEEVKRLLPDDAALHRWLDLARQRIAFQGLPARICWVGVEDRRRLGLAFNALVARGEVRAPLVIGRDHLDTGSVASPNRETEAMRDGSDAVSDWPLLNALLNTAGGATWVSLHHGGGVGMGFSQHAGMVVVADGTEAAARRLDRVLFNDPASGVMRHADAGYPLAMETARRAGLDLPSLPPER